Within the Streptomyces sp. NBC_00554 genome, the region CGTCGAGCTCGGTGCGGTCGAGCCCTGCCGCCGGCGAGTCGTAGGTTCCCGTGCCCCGCAGCTCCCGCGCGGCACGAGACACCACGACGCGCCCGGCGTCCTCAACCGCCGGCGGCCCCCGTCGCCACCCCCGCGGTCACCGCGACCATCACCGCTGTGCGCACCTCCTGGATGACCTTCTTCAGGGCCGGAGCCGCCGCGCCGCTGCGGTCGGTCAGTTCCTCGATGCGGTCTTTGTAGAGTTTGCGGTCCTTGCCCGGCAGGAGGGTACGGAGTCCGGCCGCGGCGGCGAGGGCCACCAGGGCCGCGTCGCGGTCGGAGACGTCGGCGACGGGCACCGGCCCCACCAGCACCTGCCGTGCCTCCGCGCGCAGTCCGTCAACGGCGGACGCCCGCGCCAGCTCGTACTCCACGGACGGGAACAGCCCGAGCACCCGCTTCTTCTCCGCCCGCAGGTATCCCTCGGCCACCAGCTGCGCGCGTACGGCGTCCAGGGTGACGCGCGCCCGAAGGGTCACCCACGCCTTCCATTTCCGTGGCCGGGACTCCTCGACGAGTTCCAGGAGGCCGTCCAGGACGAGATCCCCCGTGGAGGCGTCGGGATCGACGGGGGTGGCGATGCCCTCCACGTCCGCGAGGAGTCCGCGCTGCGCGAGTTCGGTGAGGGCGCCGGCGCGCACCAGGTGGTGGAGGTCGGTCGCGCCGGTGACCTTGAGCTTCTCGGTGTCCCAGGACAGCAGGTAGAGCCGGGCGGGCAGCGAGAGCGAGTCGTCGGGCACAGGGTCTCCTTCGCGTCGTCTGACGGCCACGCTAATTCCTTTGACAGCGGTGAGGGCCCGCTCCTACCGTGTGTAGCGGTCCTGTTGCCGTCGATTGGAGAAGGACGTTGCTCGTCTGAGGTCTGAGACACCGCGTCACACAGCCGGCTCCTGTCGGCCTCGGTGTGCGCAGCGTGCGACCTCGGCGTACGAGCCGTCCTTCCGGTACAGGGCCTTTTCGCTGCCCTCGGAACGGATCCGTCCTCGGAACCGGATCCGTCCTCGGACTTGATCTGCCTCGTACCTTGGCCGTCCCACCTCGCGGTGTCCCCCACACGTGCCCCTGACCACACCCGGCAAACCGCGAGGCCACTTTGTCTACCTTCCCCACCTCCATCACCTGTACCTCCCTCACCTTCGCCTGGCCGGACGGCACCGCCGTCTTCGACGACCTCCAGATCGCCTTCGGCCCCGGCAGGACCGGACTCGTCGGTGTCAACGGATCGGGGAAATCAACCCTGTTGAAGCTGATCGCCGGGGAACTCACCCCTGCGGACGGCACGGTGCGCGTGGCGGGCGAGGTCGGTTATCTGCCGCAGAACGTCACGCTCGACACGGGCCTGCGTGTCGACGAGGCGCTCGGCATCGCGGCCA harbors:
- a CDS encoding GPP34 family phosphoprotein; the encoded protein is MPDDSLSLPARLYLLSWDTEKLKVTGATDLHHLVRAGALTELAQRGLLADVEGIATPVDPDASTGDLVLDGLLELVEESRPRKWKAWVTLRARVTLDAVRAQLVAEGYLRAEKKRVLGLFPSVEYELARASAVDGLRAEARQVLVGPVPVADVSDRDAALVALAAAAGLRTLLPGKDRKLYKDRIEELTDRSGAAAPALKKVIQEVRTAVMVAVTAGVATGAAGG